The region TAATCCCGCAGTTACCGTCCCATACCAACCGGTTTACATCCTGGGCACGTTTTATAAAGCAAGGCTCATTCATCATGGGTAGGCTTCCTTTGCGGAAACCGATGACCATATCGACACTGCCTTCTTTTAAAAGCCGTCCGGATGTTTCCCGTATCTTGTTGATATAACCTAACATATTAAGCTACCTGCGCCATGGACTTTCTAAAGTTTTGATTTGGACCCAAAGCCTTTATCCTAGCCGTAACCTCTTTTACCACATCAACAAATTTAGTAGCTTCGGATGAGGATATCCATGAAAAATGGAGACGATCGCGTTCAACGCCCATATAATCCATGAGGTTTTGAAACAGCAAAAATTTGCGGCGGAAATAGTAATTACCTTCCAGGTAATGGCACTCCCCGGGATGTCACCCGGACACCCAGATCCCATCGGCCCCTTCGCGCAGGGCGGTCAGGGCCATTTTAGGGCTCATCCTTCCGGTGCATGGGATTCTGATGACCCGGATGTTCGGCGGATACTCCAGTCTGCCGATACCGGCCAGATCTGCAGCGCCATAGCTGCACCAGTTGCATAAAAAGGCTATAATTTTCGGTTCCCAGTCAGGCATTTGTCTGTGTTCTCCCCGGTTAGCCCGAATATTTCATGAAAATTTTTAAGAAGATTCTATTTCTTACTAATAAAACAGTGTATTATCTAAATGTTTGTCTAAAATGAAAAGGCTAGACTTTGTCTAACGAAATTTAGTTATTATTTCTCAAAAATTTTCACCCCGCGGGCGAGCTTGAGGCGCCCATTTGCTTTGTTACCTGCCCGCCGTACAAGACTTTGGCAGGCGGGTCAGGGGCTTGCGGTAGAAAACTACAACGGCGCCTCTGAATGCCTTGCAAATGAACGTCTCAATCTCGTGAAAAATCCGGGTTATAGA is a window of Candidatus Desulfatibia profunda DNA encoding:
- a CDS encoding hydrogenase iron-sulfur subunit, producing the protein MPDWEPKIIAFLCNWCSYGAADLAGIGRLEYPPNIRVIRIPCTGRMSPKMALTALREGADGIWVSGUHPGECHYLEGNYYFRRKFLLFQNLMDYMGVERDRLHFSWISSSEATKFVDVVKEVTARIKALGPNQNFRKSMAQVA